The Oryza brachyantha chromosome 7, ObraRS2, whole genome shotgun sequence genomic interval TTTACTGCAGACACCATGAATCTGAATGGCTGAATCGAATGGAGTAATTAACAACTTTGGACTTTTGTGCATGCAAAAAACAGTGTAGCTCAAATCTCAATATCCTTTTGAGCTACTGTTAATAACTGATCCAGAAAAGGGTATAATTTAGGCAGGACATTTTGCATGATTTTACATTATTGCAGACACCATGAATCCACGATGCACCCATATATACCTGAATGGAATGGAGTAATAAGGGCACGCACAACGTCTGTCTTTATGCCATCTGTACTTCATTTCGTACGTGGCGTCTCGTATATTTGCTAATACTATTGATTACCTTGATTTATGtgttaaatgataaattaaatgtttacagacaaacaaatatataacaacCGTGAATTTATTCACGTAACAACCTATGAATCCGTCTTTAAGAGATGACATGCCATTCTTCCTCGAAACCGATGGTCCAGTTGCCACACGTTAGGACCCTGCAGCACAGTCGTTGGATCTTAATTTCTCGTCGATCGAGCATGCTACTGTTTACGTTTCAGCACCATCAGGATTCAAAGCGTTCTTgattaattatgcaattagtcAGAACCTGTGCAGGTACCATTAATTCAAGCAGGCAGATAGATAGATCTGTCTCAAatcaaagcaaagcaaaacaaaacaaaaggctCAAGATCAATCTCATCAAGAACTGTTTATCAACAGGACACAAAagggcaaaacaaaacaaaacaaaacatcgATGAACACAACACACGCATATATAGCTAGGTAGTAGTGATCACGATGCTTAATATTTGGAGTGATTTAAATGAGTTTGATCGATCAGTTGTGATGCTGCTGGGTGTAGATGTAATCGGTGTGGGCGGTGAGCGTCCTCCTCGCGAGGCACGCCTCCTCGGTCTCCCCCTTCTTGCacccgccgccgacctccttcaccgccgccgccaacgtcTCCTTCTCGTTGCAAAACACCAACACAGATTAGCCATCGAAACACTCGtcgaggggagggagagatggaGTCGCGCGGCGAGTCGCCGTCGACCGTACGCACGTACCTCGTCGAGAGAGGCGACGTCCTTCTTGAAGGGCGGCTCCTTCCGGGCTGCCCCggtggccacggcggcgagcaggagcgccgccaccagcagcagcgcaGTCGCCGGCCTGGCCGCCATGGATGAAATCGAGTTCgttcctctcttcctcctcgcagCCGAAGCTATGCTCTCTCGGGTTTCGTCGGCGTCGGAGTAATGGCGGACGAGGCGTGCGGTGCGGGCGGCGGGCTATTTAAAGCCGACGAGGTGTTGACGCGAGCGGTCCACACGCCACGTGTACGGCCTTCCCTCGGGGCACCGACGCGCGGGGCCAACGTGAGGACGGTGTGGGCCCGCTTTGTCGGTGGCCGTTCGTTAGCGTCTCGTGTTTCatgtttgtatttatatggCTATGCCACCGAGGTAGTAgctggttttttatttttggacaaAATCTCGTTTTGGTGTGAGAGAAAATGTGATCTTTTCTTAGTGAGTGAATTATAGAAAGAGGTGATCTTTCTAAACATGACTATGAACGGATAGATATGTATTCCATCTGTTCTatactataagattttttttatttatctagatttattcatttatcaatatatactAGCAATTTTTCCGTGAGTTGTAAcaggattttatattttaaaaatatcaataatattttaaaaaatagagaacaaataaagagaggaggaattataaactttaaaactaATATGgtctagtaaaaataaaaacccacgtgatcttaaaaaaaagcccAAAAGCCCATTTACTCTATGGTCCCACACATTAGTGACTCAATGTCACCGAAAATGTCACGGGTCACTGAATCCACGTTCGTGTCATTGACTCTATTGGTGGCAACAGATTCACTGAGTCTTTTTAGTATGGTATAGatattgtgtatatatgtcattagcatatatataaatctagacaagaatagaaaattttataatataaaacatatagaaTATAATAATACATCATATCTATaattattacattttttttgtgtggggggtatgtatgtatgtatgtatgtatgcaacTTGATTTGTTTGTGTTTCCAAACCACGTATTCCTTGTTGTGTGTTTGTTTTATGGGGATCCCGctagacggatggtcaaagcGAGAGTGAGGTCACACATTTATGGTACGAGATATaccatatatatctaaaataaatctaaatcttTAATACAATCTCAATTTTTAGTGTGTTTTATTGAATCATCTATGTAATACATAGGTCATGGCATACGTCTGTATACGTCAACATAGATTGCAAATTACGTGAAGCATCTATGTAATACATAGGTCATGGCTTTACATGGTTGTACATGAGCTGAGATAATTAATGTTGTTTGAGATTTTAAATTAAGTATACTCGAGTATATTCGATTatttatactcctataaaagaAGCAGTGGTGGTGGTATTTAATCTGACACCAGCACCCACCCTCATTATAGTTTTTACAATTTAACcctcaaattttttgatactAAAAAtcagttatatataaattcaaattaaggtgactatttcatataagaaaatttgttaacacatcataaaatccATAGCAAAGCACGAGTATTTAACTAGTTTGTATATAAAGCTATAATAGTCAGGTGATAACggatataaattaattatagacATAGACAAATTTAACCATGACTTATATTTACTACAAAAAACAGAACTTTAGTA includes:
- the LOC107304685 gene encoding phytosulfokines 4-like; amino-acid sequence: MAARPATALLLVAALLLAAVATGAARKEPPFKKDVASLDEETLAAAVKEVGGGCKKGETEEACLARRTLTAHTDYIYTQQHHN